A window from Deltaproteobacteria bacterium encodes these proteins:
- a CDS encoding metal-dependent hydrolase — protein MSIKVTWYSHACLLIETNGTSLLVDPFISGNPLAPVDPEQIPADYIFVSHGHGDHLGDTIQIAKRTGAKVVANFEIHDWLLKQGVDNVHPQHIGGAFDYPWGRLKLTIAQHGSALPDGSYGGNPCGFLFYVEGKKIYHACDTGLFYDMKLIGEEGIDLAVLPIGDNFTMGPEDALRAVKLIQPKQVLPIHYDTFEMIRQDPVAWKERVEQETSIKTTVLKPGESLEL, from the coding sequence ATGAGCATCAAGGTTACCTGGTATAGCCACGCCTGTCTCCTGATTGAAACCAATGGTACCAGTCTCCTGGTTGACCCTTTCATCAGCGGCAATCCCCTGGCGCCTGTGGATCCCGAGCAAATCCCTGCGGATTACATCTTTGTCTCCCACGGTCACGGCGACCATCTGGGTGACACTATTCAAATTGCCAAGCGCACTGGCGCCAAGGTAGTTGCCAATTTCGAGATTCACGATTGGCTGCTCAAGCAGGGTGTCGATAATGTCCATCCGCAACACATTGGTGGCGCTTTTGACTACCCATGGGGCCGTCTGAAACTGACTATTGCTCAGCATGGCTCCGCTCTTCCAGACGGCTCCTATGGAGGAAATCCTTGCGGTTTTCTCTTTTATGTGGAAGGCAAGAAAATCTATCACGCCTGTGACACCGGTCTGTTCTACGACATGAAACTTATAGGTGAAGAGGGTATTGACCTGGCTGTCTTGCCTATTGGGGACAACTTTACCATGGGTCCCGAGGACGCCCTGCGTGCCGTCAAGCTGATTCAGCCCAAACAGGTGCTGCCCATCCATTACGACACCTTTGAAATGATCAGACAGGACCCCGTAGCCTGGAAAGAGCGAGTCGAACAGGAGACTTCCATAAAGACCACCGTCCTGAAACCTGGAGAGTCTCTGGAACTTTGA
- a CDS encoding LemA family protein gives MKKWLPLLVLAALIVIPILMGMGTYNSLVAKQEAAKTAWSQVENQYQRRFDLIPNLVETVKGFAKQERDVLTEVTRLRSQWGEARATGNIAGAQKAARGIDALLSRLMVVVERYPELKSNQNFLRLQDQLEGTENRISVERRRYNLAVQEYNTAIRRFPTNLFASMFGFSRMPLFEAEAGAAKAPKVTF, from the coding sequence ATGAAAAAATGGCTCCCTTTGCTCGTGCTGGCAGCACTTATTGTAATTCCCATCTTGATGGGTATGGGCACTTACAATTCTCTCGTTGCCAAGCAGGAGGCAGCCAAGACGGCCTGGTCCCAGGTAGAAAACCAGTATCAGCGAAGATTCGATCTCATCCCCAACCTGGTGGAGACGGTTAAAGGATTTGCCAAACAGGAGCGCGATGTTCTCACCGAGGTTACCCGTCTTCGCAGCCAGTGGGGCGAAGCACGAGCGACTGGCAACATTGCCGGGGCCCAGAAGGCAGCCCGGGGCATAGATGCACTGCTTTCACGCCTGATGGTAGTGGTGGAGCGTTATCCCGAGTTGAAGTCTAACCAGAACTTCCTGCGTTTGCAGGATCAACTGGAAGGCACCGAAAATCGAATCAGTGTGGAACGCAGACGCTACAATCTGGCAGTGCAGGAATACAATACAGCCATCAGGAGATTTCCCACGAACTTGTTTGCTTCAATGTTCGGCTTCTCCCGCATGCCTCTTTTCGAAGCGGAGGCCGGAGCTGCAAAGGCACCCAAGGTTACTTTCTAG
- a CDS encoding flavodoxin domain-containing protein, whose translation MKKVLIAYDSRTGHTKKMAEHIAEGVRMSGHEAELKKISEIKSDKELQGYDAYIFGCPTYHRDMTNGMKTFLFLAQKAGLQGKAGGAFGSYTHSGDAPSLIFDTMEYVFKMNMSSLGSFNLKEHLVEDMEGIRACQDYGKGVCAKFA comes from the coding sequence ATGAAAAAGGTGTTAATTGCTTATGACAGCAGAACAGGCCACACAAAGAAAATGGCAGAACACATTGCAGAAGGCGTGCGCATGAGCGGCCATGAAGCAGAACTCAAGAAGATATCCGAAATCAAGAGCGACAAGGAACTGCAAGGCTATGACGCTTACATCTTCGGCTGTCCTACCTACCACCGTGACATGACCAACGGTATGAAAACTTTTCTTTTCCTGGCCCAGAAAGCAGGTCTACAGGGAAAGGCGGGGGGAGCTTTCGGATCGTACACTCATAGTGGTGACGCCCCGAGCCTCATCTTCGACACCATGGAATATGTCTTCAAGATGAACATGTCCAGTCTCGGCTCCTTCAATCTCAAGGAGCATCTTGTGGAGGACATGGAAGGCATCCGTGCCTGTCAAGACTACGGCAAGGGTGTCTGCGCCAAGTTTGCCTGA